In Apis cerana isolate GH-2021 linkage group LG5, AcerK_1.0, whole genome shotgun sequence, a single genomic region encodes these proteins:
- the LOC107994429 gene encoding uncharacterized protein LOC107994429, with protein MALRYEKVVLCRGLSEKNDSQEAYIKTLKTAGYLCDCLPTLRFEFVNISELRTCFLSSSSYYGLVLTSRRAAEAIELSAKEDPDILLPWKTLPVYCVGPATESFAKSHLGSENCFGKEAGNAKELAELLVASIAKKSKPLLYPCSEIGRETIEKALNENDIKIHKIVVYKTLASKTLEHDLLKFMDNVPKIFIFFSPSTVEYIVTLLKKKSYDLNNIKAVAIGPVTRQALLDAGLKVFATANKPDPVSLLDAINDADESEVNEKTE; from the exons ATGGCATTACGTTACGAAAAAGTTGTCTTATGTCGTGgtttatcagaaaaaaatgattcgcaAGAAGCATACATAAAAACCTTGAAAACGGCAGGTTATTTGTGCGATTGTTTACCTACTTTGCGCTTTgaattcgtaaatatttcgGAATTGAGGACATGTTTTTTATCATCATCTTCATACTATG GACTTGTCCTGACAAGTCGTCGTGCTGCAGAGGCAATTGAACTTTCTGCAAAAGAAGATCCTGACATTCTACTTCCCTGGAAAACTTTGCCAGTATATTGTGTAGGACCAGCAACAGAATCTTTTGCTAAAAGTCACTTAGGTTCAGAAAATTGCTTTGGTAAAGAGGCTGGTAATGCCAAAGAATTAGCAGAATTGTTAGTGGCCTCGATTGCAAAAAAGTCAAAACCTTTACTTTATCCTTGTAGTGAAATTGGACGTGAGACAATAGAAAAGGCTCTTAATGAAAATgacattaaaattcataaaatagttGTTTATAAAACTTTGGCTAGTAAAACTTTAGaacatgatttattaaaattcatggaCAATGTGCCCaagatctttatattttttagtccATCTACAGTAGAATATATAGtaacattattgaaaaaaaaatcttatgatctaaacaatataaaagcaGTTGCTATTGGACCTGTGACTAGACAAGCATTACTTGATGCTGGTCTTAAAGTTTTTGCCACTGCAAATAAACCTGATCCTGTATCTTTATTGGATGCTATTAATGATGCTGATGAAAGTGAAGTTAATGAAAAGACtgaatga
- the LOC107994464 gene encoding tyrosine-protein phosphatase non-receptor type 14, which translates to MPFKFHLKKSRQYNVVSKNQYVICIELLDTTSIECTLSIDSLGQECLDNVTQRLGLGQPEFFGLRYISRHDSPSPRWVDMDKPLKKQLEKEAKNFSLYLRVMYYVTDVQLIQDEMTRYHYYLQLKSDILEGRIQCNSRQATLLTSYSMQAEFGNYDAERHTMECLQQCTLFPKDIIQADPGGQDSLLHTAVCQYKNLMGVTQAAAEELYISIVMQLEGYGNETFSTKDNGNNEVILGISINGIMIVYPNTQTTQFYRWKDISNVINHKKTFRIECQAEGEEPKQFIFTESRNAKYVWRLCIAQHTFYMQHQESRPIERSTNGYFDSDTNDSGDHAVSVNLDNRNTEGHTRWTSYNDLSTSPYPVVSSTDINNLRALLPSYRPAPDYETAVQMKYNNGGNPPQPYYANQSTIVGADISCLLGNVVNRSRY; encoded by the exons atgccgTTTAAATTCCATTTGAAGAAAAGTCGGCAATATAACGTGGTTTCCAAAAATCAGTATGTAATCTGTATAGAATTATTGGATACCACTTCCATAGAATGCACATTGAGTATTGATAGCCTTGGTCAAGAATGTTTAGACAATGTAACTCAACGTTTAGGTCTAGGACAACCTGAATTCTTTGGCCTAAGATACATTTCACGGCATGATTCTCCATCTCCAAGATGGGTTGACATGGATAAaccattaaaaaaacaattggaAAAAGAAGCTAAAAATTTCAGTTTATATTTGAGAGTTATGTATTATGTCACAGATGTGCAACTCATTCAAGATGAAATGACAAG gtaTCATTATTATCTTCAACTGAAAAGTGATATTTTAGAAGGTAGAATTCAATGCAATTCTAGACAAGCAACTCTTTTAACAAGCTATTCGATGCAAGCAGAATTTGGTAACTATGATGCAGAACGACATACTATGGAATGCTTGCAGCAATGTACATTATTTCCTAAA GATATTATTCAAGCAGATCCTGGAGGTCAAGATTCTCTTTTACATACTGCTGTATGTCAATACAAAAATCTAATGGGTGTTACTCAAGCTGCAGCTGAAGAACTATACATTTCTATTGTTATGCAGTTAGAAGGATATGGAAATGAAACATTCTCTACTAAG gaCAATGGTAACAATGAAGTGATATTAGGAATTTCTATCAATGGAATTATGATTGTATATCCTAACACACAAACAACACAGTTTTACag gtGGAAAGATATAAGCAATGTGATTAATCACAAAAAGACATTTAGAATAGAATGCCAAGCGGAAGGCGAAGAGCCAAAGCAATTCATATTTACCGAATCACGTAATGCAAAATATGTGTGGCGTTTGTGTATAGCACAACATACATTTTATATGCAACATCAAGAATCTCGGCCAATAGAGAGATCGACTAATGGTTATTTC GACAGCGATACAAACGATTCAGGAGATCATGCGGTATCGGTAAATTTGGATAACAGAAACACAGAAGGTCACACAAGATGGACGAGTTACAATGATCTTTCGACATCACCCTATCCCGTTGTATCATCGACggacattaataatttacgtgCCTTACTTCCATCGTATAGACCAGCACCTGATTACGAAACTGCAGTTcaaatgaaatacaataatgGAGGAAATCCACCTCAGCCTTACTATGCTAATCAATCTACAATTGTGGGAGCAGATATTTCGTGCCTTCTTGGTAACGTAGTTAATCGaagtagatattaa